The Hahella sp. HNIBRBA332 genome window below encodes:
- the oadA gene encoding sodium-extruding oxaloacetate decarboxylase subunit alpha, whose translation MSKKINITDVILRDGHQSLIATRMRTEDMLPVAEKLDKAGYWSLEVWGGATFDACVRFLKEDPWERLRQLRKAIPNTRLQMLLRGQNLLGYRHYSDDVVTAFVEKAASNGIDVFRIFDALNDVRNLETAIAAVKKAGKHAQGAICYTTSPVHTVEAFVDQAKRMADMGADSIAIKDMAGLLTPQVTFELVSALKQSLKLPIFLHSHYTSGMASMCQLKAVEAGVDHLDTCISSFAGGTSHPPTETIAATLKAAGYETGLDMKLLGEVAAHFREVRKKYHQFESEYNGVDTSVLINQVPGGMMSNLANQLKEQGALDRIRDVFAEIPRVREDLGYPPLVTPTSQIVGTQAVLNVITGKRYETITNEVKRYLQGWYGQAPAPVNLELQKQAIGKEDVIDGRPADLLQPELHKLKGEVGDLAESDEDMLTYAMFPEVAKPFLQGRKAGTLKPEPLQPKADAKAAGVATEFKITVHGETYDIHVTGVSPSGESERRFYMTVDGEPEEIMIESTGAYTPAEGGGKRQRASAPGHITTAMPGNIVDVLVKEGQTVAVGDAVLIIEAMKMETEIKVGVAGVVKGVFAKKGDRVTPGEILVDIETA comes from the coding sequence ATGAGTAAGAAAATCAACATCACTGACGTCATCCTGCGCGACGGTCACCAGTCGCTGATCGCCACCCGCATGCGCACGGAAGATATGCTGCCGGTGGCGGAAAAACTCGACAAAGCCGGTTATTGGTCTCTGGAAGTGTGGGGCGGCGCTACGTTCGACGCCTGCGTACGCTTCCTGAAGGAAGATCCCTGGGAGAGACTGCGTCAACTGCGTAAAGCCATTCCCAACACGCGTCTGCAGATGCTGCTGCGCGGCCAGAACCTGCTGGGCTACAGACACTACTCCGATGACGTGGTGACGGCGTTTGTGGAAAAGGCCGCCAGCAACGGCATCGACGTGTTCCGTATCTTCGACGCCCTCAATGACGTGCGTAATCTGGAAACCGCCATTGCGGCGGTGAAGAAAGCTGGCAAACACGCTCAAGGCGCGATCTGCTATACCACCAGCCCGGTGCATACCGTCGAGGCGTTTGTGGATCAGGCCAAGCGGATGGCGGATATGGGCGCGGACAGCATCGCCATCAAAGACATGGCGGGCCTGCTGACCCCGCAAGTGACTTTCGAACTGGTCAGCGCGCTCAAGCAATCCCTGAAACTGCCGATCTTCCTGCATTCCCACTACACCTCTGGCATGGCGTCCATGTGCCAGCTGAAGGCGGTGGAAGCGGGCGTGGATCACCTCGATACCTGTATTTCCTCCTTCGCAGGCGGCACCAGCCATCCGCCCACGGAAACCATTGCGGCGACCCTGAAAGCGGCGGGCTACGAAACCGGTCTGGATATGAAACTCCTGGGCGAGGTGGCGGCGCATTTCCGTGAAGTGCGCAAGAAGTACCATCAGTTTGAAAGCGAGTACAACGGCGTCGACACCAGTGTGCTGATCAACCAAGTTCCCGGCGGCATGATGTCCAACCTGGCCAACCAGTTGAAAGAGCAGGGCGCGCTGGATCGCATTCGCGACGTGTTCGCCGAAATTCCCCGCGTGCGCGAAGACCTCGGCTATCCGCCGCTGGTGACGCCGACCTCACAGATTGTGGGAACGCAGGCGGTGCTCAACGTGATCACCGGCAAGCGCTACGAAACCATCACCAACGAAGTGAAGCGCTATCTGCAGGGCTGGTACGGTCAGGCGCCGGCGCCGGTGAATCTGGAGTTGCAGAAGCAGGCGATTGGCAAGGAAGACGTGATCGACGGTCGTCCCGCCGACCTGTTGCAGCCGGAGTTGCACAAGCTGAAAGGAGAAGTGGGAGATCTGGCGGAGTCGGATGAAGATATGCTGACTTACGCCATGTTCCCGGAAGTGGCCAAGCCCTTCCTGCAAGGGCGCAAGGCGGGCACTCTCAAGCCGGAGCCTTTGCAGCCGAAGGCGGACGCCAAGGCGGCTGGCGTGGCGACCGAGTTCAAGATCACGGTTCACGGCGAAACCTACGACATCCACGTCACTGGCGTCAGCCCCAGCGGCGAGAGCGAGCGTCGCTTCTACATGACAGTGGATGGCGAGCCGGAGGAGATCATGATCGAATCCACCGGCGCTTATACGCCGGCTGAAGGCGGTGGTAAGCGTCAACGCGCTTCCGCGCCCGGTCATATCACCACCGCCATGCCCGGCAACATTGTCGATGTGTTGGTCAAGGAAGGTCAGACCGTGGCCGTTGGCGACGCGGTGTTGATTATCGAAGCCATGAAGATGGAAACCGAGATCAAAGTCGGCGTTGCAGGTGTGGTGAAAGGCGTTTTCGCCAAGAAAGGCGACCGCGTCACGCCGGGAGAAATCCTGGTGGATATCGAGACCGCCTGA